GCGGCCGTCGCCACCGCCGGCTAGGCTGAACGAGTTCGCGTCAGAACAGGCGGCGGGTGGCGCGCCGTGTGCGCCGGGCCCCGCCGCCTCGGTAGCGCAGGCCGCTGGCGGGGCCCGTCGCACACGACGCGACACCCGCCAGCTTGCTTCGGCTATCACACGAACTTGCCCAACCCGGATGTGCCACGCGGCTACGGCCGAACGCAGACCGACGCACCAGAAAGGGAGCAATGCAGATGGCCACCCCGAAGTTGCGCTGTGCGCTGATCGGCTGTGGCGGCATGTCCGCCGGCCACGCCATGGGCTACAACAACCACCCGCAATGTGAGATCGTGGCAGTCGCCGACATCGCCGAGGACAAGGCGAAGGCCCGGGCACAGTCCCACGCCCCGAACGCCGCGATCTACACCGACTACGCCAAGATGCTGAAGGCCGAGCAGCCCGACATCGTCAGCATCTGCCTGTGGCCGCACCTGCACGGTCCCGCCGTGTTCGCCAGCGTTCGCGCCGGCGTGCGGGCGGTCCACTGCGAGAAGCCCATGGCCCCGACGTGGGGCGAGGCGCAGAAGATGGCCGCCGCCTGTGACAAGGCCGGCATCCAACTCACCTTCGGCCACCAGCGCCGCTTCCTGCCCGCCTTCCGCCAGGCGAAGGAGCTGGCCGCGGCCGGCGCCATCGGCGACCTGAAGCGTATCGAGGGCGCTTGCAGCAACATGATTGACTGGGGCACCCACTGGCTGGACATGATGTTCTTCCTGAACAACGAGACCCCGGCGGTCTGGGTGCTGGGCCAGATCTCGGCCACCGAGTGGCGCGAAGTCTTCGGCCTGCCGCTGGAGACCCAGGCCCTCTGCGAGGTCCTGTTCGCCAACGGCGTGCGCGGGATGCTCTACACGGGCACGGACAACGACATCGGCTGCACCATGCGGCTGATGGGCACCGACGGTCTGATCGAGTTGCGCGAGGGCGAGCAGCCTCTGTGGGTGCGCGGCAAGGGCGACAGCAAGTGGAAGACCCCGAAGGTGGCCGGCCGCCTCCACGGTAGCGAGGCCGTCGCGGCGGGCGTGTGCGATGTGGCCGACGCGCTGCTCACCGGGCGCGAGCCTGAGTTGGCCGCCCGCAAGGCCCTGCAGGCCACCGAGGTCATCTTCGCGACCTACGAGTCCAGCCGCCGCCGCGGCCGCGTAGACCTGCCGCTCAAGCAGAAGGACTCGGCCTACCTGACCATGCTCGAGACCGGCGACCTCAAGCCCAGGCGCGTGAAGAAGTAGGACCCGCGGTCCGCACCGGCGGGCTGACACCAGGAGGGTATCGCCATGTCCAAACGTAACCGCAAGACCATCCGCGTCGGTGTCTATGGCATCGGACGCGGTCGTTCCTTTGCCGATCAAGCCGCGGCCATGGAGGGCGTCGAGCTGGCGGCCATCTGCGATCAGCGCGAGCGTCCGCTGCAGGACTTCCTCCGCGCCCATCCCGGCGTGACCGGCTACACGGACTACGCCCGGATGCTGGAGCACGACCTGGACGCGGTCGTGCTGGCCAACTACTGCACCGAGCACGCCCCGGCGGCCATCCAGGCCCTGCAGGCCGGCAAGCACGTACAGAGCGAGTCCATCGCCATCAAGACCATGGGGGAGGCGGTGGACCTGGTCCGCGCCGTCGAGGCCACCGGCAAGATCTACATGTACGCCGAGAACTACGCCTACATGAACTTCGCCCAGGAGATGGCGTACCTGTATCAGCAGGGCGAGATCGGCGAGTTCCGCTACGGTGAGGGCGAGTACGTCCACCCGGTCTCCGCCGACACGAAGATCAGCCTCTCACCCACGCTCGACCACTGGCGCAACTGGATCCCCGCCACCTACTACTGCACTCACAGCATGAGTCCCATCATGTACATCACGCGCCTGCGCCCGGTGAAGGTCAACGGGTTCGTGATCCCCTGGGACCCGCAGACCCCAGCCTGCAGCCAGACCTACAAGCGCAACGACCTCGCGGCGATCATCATGGTGCAGATGGAGAACGGCGCCTACGCCAAGCTCCTGTTCGGGGCGCTGGAGAAGCACCACTACTGGTACCGCATCTACGGCCACAAGGGGGAGATGGAGAACTCGCGCACCGACGCCGGCCAGTTGCTCATCCACAAGGAGCCCTGGAACAAGCGCCCCGGCGAGCCGGCCGACCTGGCCTACCGGCCGGAGTTCCGCCAGTTCCACGACCTCGCCGCGCGCAGCGGCCATGGCGGCGGCGACTTCTTCATGCTCCACGAGTTCGTCGAGGCCATCCGCACCGGCGTCCCGCCGTATTTCGACATCTACCGCGGCCTGCAGATGAGCTGCCTGGGCATCCTCGCGTACAAGAGCGCGCTGAATGACAACAGGGCGTTCGACGTGCCCAGCTTCCACAGCGCCGCCGAGCTCAAGCCGTACGAGGAGGACAACTGGACGTGCGACCCGGCCGACGCCGGGCCCGGCCAGCCATGGCCGAGCATCCTGGGGAACATCAAGAAGCCGAAGGCCCTGCGGGACAAAGTCGCCAAACGCGCGCGGGAGTTACGCCCCGACTGGGACCTGTAGCGAGCCGCCACAGCCCTCACTGCGCGATGACGCGGCCGTCCTTCGTGCCGACCAGCAGCTTCTCCCCGACACGGTGGTCGCCCGGACGCATCACCGCCGAGACGCTGCTGCCCAGTTCCACGCGCCCCTCCAGTTGGCCGCCAGGCCCCACCAGGAAGACCCTCCCGGCCGGTGTGACGGCGGCCAGACGCCCCTCGGCTGTCAGGGCCAGCAGCACGACCGGCTCCCCCAGGTAGCAGGCCCAGAGGCGCTTGCCGGTCGCCCCGGCGAAGGCCGCCACGTACCCCGAGTTGCCCCCGCCGTAGATCGTGTCGCCCTTCACCGCCAGCGCCTCGGCGGCCCCGGCCATGTCCGCGTCCCACAGCACCTTCCCGTCCTCGCGGTACACGACCAGTTGCCGGCAGTTGGTGTCCACGGCGTTGATGATCTCGGTGACGCCGTCGCCGTTCAGGTCCACCAACCGCATGTCGCGGAACTGCGACGGCACCGACCAGGAGACGAGGTCCGGCCGGGTCAGGGCCTGCGGCCGGCCGCCGTCGGCCGGGAAGATCAGGCAGCGTCCATGGATCGAGGGCCGGGAGGTGCCGCCGAACAGGGCGAACTTGCCGCCGAAGCTCCCCGGCGTCATCCCCGTGAAGATGCCCCACTCGACCGGAGCCCGCCACAGCAGTCTGCCGTCGCCGGTGAAAGCATGGACGCGGCGGTCGGAGTTGGAGAGCAATATCTCCGCCTGCCCGTCGCCATTGAGGTCGGCCGACGTGATCTCGCGCACCCGGCTGCGGTACTCGCTCCAGTAGTCCCACGGCATCGGCTCGTAGGGGATCACGACCTGCCAGCGCGTGGCCCCATCCGGGCCCAGCCTCGTCAGCGCCCCCCGGTCCTCGCCCACCAGCAGGTCCTCACCCAGGAAGTGCAGCGCGAGCGCCTGGCTCTCCATCTCTGCCGAGGCCACGCGCTTCCCGTCGGCCGAGAAGACGCCCACCGCGCCCTTCGCATCCCCGGCGGCGACGCGCCCGTCCGCCGCGCGCACCACGGCTGTGATCGGGGCCTCGGCCAGCTTCAGAGCGCGCCATGGCAGCGGCGCCGCAGCCACCTGCGGGTGCAGCGGCAGCAGGCCCTGCAGGTCCACCGGCGCCGCCTGCAAGCTCGTCGCGGACGGTGTTGCCGCGGGCTGCCCGACTTGCCACGCCGGGAAGCCGGCCGCCCCCTGCTCGCCCACGGTGATGACTTCCGTATGGCCCTGACCCTCGACGCGCCAGCCGGCGGCGGTGCGGGTCAGGGAGTAGACCGGCTGTCCCGGCGCCGGGAGCGCCGTCGCGGTGCCCGGCGTCACCAGCAGCCCACCCAGCCCGATGTAGCACTTGCCGTCCGCCGGGGGATCGCCGACGACCTCCAGGCGCAGACGGTGCTCCCCCGCCGCCAACTCGTATCGCCCCAGCGACACCCGCTGTGACACCACGCCGGCCGCCCGGTGCTCGTATCGCGCCACGATCTGCTTGCCATCCAGCAGCACCCGGACCGGCCCGCGGTCGGTGAAGCCGAGCAAGTCCACCGCGACCTCCCCCGCCACCGGCTGGGCCAGGCGGAAGGGCATCTCCAGCCAGTTCCCCGGCTGCGTCGCCCGCAAGACGACAATGCCCAGGTCCGTGAGCCGCCCGATGCCGGCGGGCGCGGCCGGGGCCCCGGTGCAGGGCTGGTCGAGGGCCCGGACCTGCAAGGCTCCGGCCGGCAGGGGAGTCTCCGGCGACACGTGCAGCAGCGTCGCGAACTCCAGCGGCTGGCCAGGCCGCACGGGCGCCCGCACCGCCTCGACGCGGTCCGTGGTGCCGCTCATCCCCTCGGGCAGCACGCCGGCGGTCTGCAGGTGCAGGGCCCGCCGCTGCGCCCCGACGGACTGCACGGCGGTCAGGCCATCGGCGCGGGGCGTCAGTTCGCCGCGCAGGTACCAGTGCCGCTCTGCCAGCGCCTCGCCCTCGCGCCGGGCCAGCACCCGGTCCACCACCAGCGTCCACTGCCCGCGCTTGCGGATGATGTGCCGCTGCCAGTCGGCGTCGCCCACGCCCTCGAAGGCGGTGCCGACGGCCATGTATCCCGCGCTCTCGCCGCTGTACAGCAGCCGCGCGTAGCGGTGGAGGCGCCCGGGGCCGGAGCCATCCAGCGCGATCGCGACCCCGTTGCTGGACTTGACCGTGCCGGACTCACTGAGGCTGCGGCCGGTGCGCGCGCTCCACATCGCCCCGGCTTCCTGCAGCATGATGATGCAGTTGCCGTCCTCGTACGAGTGGTGGCCGCCGGAGATGCCGTCCAGCAGCAGGTAATAGTCATTGCCGCCCCAGCCCTCGCGCACGGACAGCTTGTCGAAGCCCTGCTCGCGCGGCACCGTGACAGTGAACAGGTCGCCGGGGTTGAAGCCGGCCGCATCAATCGTGCCATACCAGAGCTGATCCAGCGGCGCCACCTTCACGCCCAACAGGTCCTGGCGCTCGCGGACGGGGTCATTCGTGCAGAACCCGCGCAGCAGCTCATTGCACGTGCCGTTCATCCCCGCGCACCGCTGGCCGTAGCCCTCGCCGGCAGTGAAGCCGCTCAGGTATCCCGTGTCGCCGGTGGCGACGGCGAGCGCGGACAGATAGCCGCGCGGCGCTCCGGCGCGCGCATGGGCGATCAGCGCTCGGTCCGCCGCCTGGCGCAGGGCCTGCGCAGTGAAGTACTCGGTCCGGTCAGCCAGCATCGCGTACAGCAGCGTGTCATACAGCGAAGCCGCCCACTGGTGCCCCCACGAGTCTTCCACCGGCTTGGCCGAGCCCATCTGGGTGGTGAAGTAGGCGTCGGCGATGCTCAGCCACTCCTTCGCCTGCGTCGCCACCGCCGGGTCGCTCCCCCCGAACCGCCGCAGGAAGAACCGCCCGCCGTACATGCCGTCGAGCCCGGTCCGTGTGCCGTGGTTGTCGCGGATGCGCCGCACCTGGCTCGCACCCTTGATGCGCGCCGGCCCCTCGCCCGAGCGGTAGACGACCAGGAAGTCCTCGTCGAGCTTCAGCCGCTCCTGGGCGGTGAACGAGGGGTGGTCGCGGACCAGATCCCAGATCATCAACATGCTGTGCAGGAAGCCGTGGCTCTGGGGCGGGGCGTCGGTCCGCAGGTTGAGGACATAGTGGTCGAACCAGCACCGCAGCTCGCGCTGGAACACGGGCAGATAGCGCTCATCGCCGGTGCGCAGGTAGCCGACACCGGCGCGGCCGATCTGCTGCTGGTAGTCCCAGCTTCCCGCCCCGCCCACGCGCGTCCAGGTCTTGGCGTCATCCCCCAGGTAGCGTCCCGTGAAGCCGATGATCTCGGCGGCCCACTTCCCGAGGTGCACCAGGTTCAGGTAGCCCAGCTTCGGCCCCCGGGCGCGCACGTGGGCGAGCAGGGCGTCCACCGCCGCCGCCACACCGGCGGGGTCGCTGCCCCCGAGCATCAGCACATGGGCGCCGGTGCCGAGTGGATCGCGGATGGTGCGCACCACGTGTCCGCCGGGGCTGGGCCAGGAGTAGTCCGTGAAGTCGTAGGCATGCAGGTACAGACTGCGGGCAAGGTGGTTGTCCATGAGGTTACCCAGGACGAGCACCGGCCCGGCGCCGAGGGCGTCCACGGCAGTGGTATCGGCGACGATCCGCGGCTTCTGCTGGGTCACCGCGGCCAGACCCTCAGCCAGCCGCGCGGCCAGCGCGGGGTATTCCCCTGCCTGTGGCGCGACGATCACCGTTCCGGGGCTGTCCAGCGCGAGCTGCAGCGGCGGCGTGGGCGTCAGGGCCACGCGTTGCTGTGGCTGGGCGACTGCCATGAGACTGATGAGAGCTAGCGAGATGCTGGTCGCGGCGGCGAGGTGGCAGGACATGGTGCACCCCTGCAGGGAGTTGACGTGCCGCACACGCCTTTCGCGCCGGCAGCAAGCGCTCCCTGCAAACAAGCAGCGCCCGGCGCGGACACCCGTGGCACCCCGTAGGGCAGGCGGCCTCGCCTGCCCGTGCTAACGGGGCGCCGCCGCCAGCCGCCGGACCAGCCTTACGGCTCCAGCACATCCAGCGGGCGCCCGCTGACGGTACTCGGGTCGTAGGGGACATCGAGCAACGCGAGGATCGTCGGCACCACGTCCACGGTCCGCCCGGTCTTCAGCTCGACGCGCTTGATGCCCTTGCCCCAGAACATGATCGGGACGACCGACTGCGCCCGGTCCAGGCCGCCGTGCGTGCCCGTCAGGACGTTGCTAGAGACGTTGGCGGGCGTGAAGTCCCACCCCTCCGCCGCGACCAGGTGCAGGTCGCCGTCGCGCTCTCCCCCGAAGGAGTTCATCATGCGGTGCAGCACGTCCGGGTAGCGTAGCGTGCACGTCAAGTCCAGCCAGCGCGTGTCGCTCAGCCACCGGCCAGTGTTGACATAGGGCTTCAGGGCCGGGACAGCGGCATAGCCCAGCGGGTCCTGCCCGCGCACGATGTCATAGCGGTAGGCCGCTTCATTGCCCTGCAGGGGCCGCCGCAGCGCCCGCGCCCGCCCCTCCCTCGAGCAGATCAGGACCTCGTCCGGGGCCGGGTGCGCCACCACAAAGCCCACTCCCGGCGAGTAGTCCAGGATGCGCTCGATCAGGTTGGCCTCCTCGCCCTTGATGTTGTACGCCTCCAGACTCGCCAGCGTCGGCTTGATGTCCCAGGTGCTGCGCACAGCCTTCCCCTGCGCATCACGCTCCTGCCCCTTGATGTACAGGAGCGCGTCGGAGTTGCCGCCCCACAGCGCGAGACAGTCGTAGCGGTGGTCGAACTTCCGGCGTGTCCCCTTCCAGAAGTTCGACTCGAACGAGCCCCACACCGTGGCCATGGTGTAGCGGAAAGCCCGGTACGGGTAGAACCGCAGGTCCTCGAGCACGTGGTCAATCGTCAGGTGCTTGCTCACCGGGGCGATGCCGTGATCCGCGCACAGGACGAAGGTCGTCTTGTCGAGCAGTCCGCGCTCGCCCATGAAGTCAATCATCAGGCCGACGAGACGGTCCACATTCTTGTACGTCTCCACGATCTCCTCGGATCCCAGGTAGGTGACATGCGAGGCGTGGTCTATGCTGGCGAGGGTGACCACCTGCACCCGCGGGACGCCCGGCCGCCCGGTACGCTTCCCCAGGCCGTTGAGGCACGACACGACCCAACGCCACTCCGCAAAGGCCGTGTTGTCGTCCGGTGGGCCGGGGAAGTACACGGTGCAGCCGCGGTTGGCAACCTGCACGACGGCGGTGCTCCGCGCCCGGGGAAAGTACTCAAAGAGGGTCTTCGCCGTCGGCAGGAGCTGGTTGTTGTGCTGGGTGATGCCGAGCCCGATGTACGATACGTGGTGGCGCAGCGCCCGCTCGTAGTAGCGCTGGCCCAGTATGCCGTGCTTGCCGGGATAGCAGCCGGTCATGATGCTGGTATGGGCGGGCACGCTCGAGGAGGGCCAGATGCAGGTGCCGTTGAGGGTGTAAGCGCCTTCGCGCAGGAAGTGCTGGCTGATGTTGGGGAAGGCGCCGTTGATCTGCTCGCGGTAATGGGCCGGATCGCGGGCCGACTTCATGAACAGCTCGACCGCCCGGTCGAAGCTGCCCCCGTCGGCGATGATCAGGACCACGTAGCGGTCCTGGCCGTTGAGCAGGTCCTGATGCCCGGCGAGCCGGACGGAGTGAAACGACAGCAGCGACACTACGCCCACGGCCGGCAGGATGAGCAGCACACCCAGCGCTGGCAGCCACCAGCGGCGCCGCCGCCGCCCGGGCCCCCCGCGCCACCAGTGGCCCACCAACCAACCGCCTGTCAGCCACAGCGGCGAGGTGAGCACCGGGCCTCCGCTGATCGCGATCAGTATGAGCAGGCTGGCGAACGCATCCCGCCTGACCAGGGCAAACGCGGCGGCCGCCAGGACGACCGCCACTGCCGCGATGAGCCCCCGCCAGCGCCAGCACACACCCCCGGCAGCCGGTCTGGACGTACCCATGGCCTTTCCCCTCCCGTCCGTCAGGATGGAGTGTCGGCTTCAGGCGCAACCCGGGGCGTCGTCACGGCACAGGCCGTATCGCCAGGAACATGCAGAAGGCGAACACGACGGCACTGCCGACGAGCACCCCCAGC
This genomic interval from bacterium contains the following:
- a CDS encoding Gfo/Idh/MocA family oxidoreductase; the protein is MSKRNRKTIRVGVYGIGRGRSFADQAAAMEGVELAAICDQRERPLQDFLRAHPGVTGYTDYARMLEHDLDAVVLANYCTEHAPAAIQALQAGKHVQSESIAIKTMGEAVDLVRAVEATGKIYMYAENYAYMNFAQEMAYLYQQGEIGEFRYGEGEYVHPVSADTKISLSPTLDHWRNWIPATYYCTHSMSPIMYITRLRPVKVNGFVIPWDPQTPACSQTYKRNDLAAIIMVQMENGAYAKLLFGALEKHHYWYRIYGHKGEMENSRTDAGQLLIHKEPWNKRPGEPADLAYRPEFRQFHDLAARSGHGGGDFFMLHEFVEAIRTGVPPYFDIYRGLQMSCLGILAYKSALNDNRAFDVPSFHSAAELKPYEEDNWTCDPADAGPGQPWPSILGNIKKPKALRDKVAKRARELRPDWDL
- a CDS encoding alkaline phosphatase family protein codes for the protein MGTSRPAAGGVCWRWRGLIAAVAVVLAAAAFALVRRDAFASLLILIAISGGPVLTSPLWLTGGWLVGHWWRGGPGRRRRRWWLPALGVLLILPAVGVVSLLSFHSVRLAGHQDLLNGQDRYVVLIIADGGSFDRAVELFMKSARDPAHYREQINGAFPNISQHFLREGAYTLNGTCIWPSSSVPAHTSIMTGCYPGKHGILGQRYYERALRHHVSYIGLGITQHNNQLLPTAKTLFEYFPRARSTAVVQVANRGCTVYFPGPPDDNTAFAEWRWVVSCLNGLGKRTGRPGVPRVQVVTLASIDHASHVTYLGSEEIVETYKNVDRLVGLMIDFMGERGLLDKTTFVLCADHGIAPVSKHLTIDHVLEDLRFYPYRAFRYTMATVWGSFESNFWKGTRRKFDHRYDCLALWGGNSDALLYIKGQERDAQGKAVRSTWDIKPTLASLEAYNIKGEEANLIERILDYSPGVGFVVAHPAPDEVLICSREGRARALRRPLQGNEAAYRYDIVRGQDPLGYAAVPALKPYVNTGRWLSDTRWLDLTCTLRYPDVLHRMMNSFGGERDGDLHLVAAEGWDFTPANVSSNVLTGTHGGLDRAQSVVPIMFWGKGIKRVELKTGRTVDVVPTILALLDVPYDPSTVSGRPLDVLEP
- a CDS encoding Gfo/Idh/MocA family oxidoreductase, which encodes MATPKLRCALIGCGGMSAGHAMGYNNHPQCEIVAVADIAEDKAKARAQSHAPNAAIYTDYAKMLKAEQPDIVSICLWPHLHGPAVFASVRAGVRAVHCEKPMAPTWGEAQKMAAACDKAGIQLTFGHQRRFLPAFRQAKELAAAGAIGDLKRIEGACSNMIDWGTHWLDMMFFLNNETPAVWVLGQISATEWREVFGLPLETQALCEVLFANGVRGMLYTGTDNDIGCTMRLMGTDGLIELREGEQPLWVRGKGDSKWKTPKVAGRLHGSEAVAAGVCDVADALLTGREPELAARKALQATEVIFATYESSRRRGRVDLPLKQKDSAYLTMLETGDLKPRRVKK
- a CDS encoding PQQ-binding-like beta-propeller repeat protein; the encoded protein is MSCHLAAATSISLALISLMAVAQPQQRVALTPTPPLQLALDSPGTVIVAPQAGEYPALAARLAEGLAAVTQQKPRIVADTTAVDALGAGPVLVLGNLMDNHLARSLYLHAYDFTDYSWPSPGGHVVRTIRDPLGTGAHVLMLGGSDPAGVAAAVDALLAHVRARGPKLGYLNLVHLGKWAAEIIGFTGRYLGDDAKTWTRVGGAGSWDYQQQIGRAGVGYLRTGDERYLPVFQRELRCWFDHYVLNLRTDAPPQSHGFLHSMLMIWDLVRDHPSFTAQERLKLDEDFLVVYRSGEGPARIKGASQVRRIRDNHGTRTGLDGMYGGRFFLRRFGGSDPAVATQAKEWLSIADAYFTTQMGSAKPVEDSWGHQWAASLYDTLLYAMLADRTEYFTAQALRQAADRALIAHARAGAPRGYLSALAVATGDTGYLSGFTAGEGYGQRCAGMNGTCNELLRGFCTNDPVRERQDLLGVKVAPLDQLWYGTIDAAGFNPGDLFTVTVPREQGFDKLSVREGWGGNDYYLLLDGISGGHHSYEDGNCIIMLQEAGAMWSARTGRSLSESGTVKSSNGVAIALDGSGPGRLHRYARLLYSGESAGYMAVGTAFEGVGDADWQRHIIRKRGQWTLVVDRVLARREGEALAERHWYLRGELTPRADGLTAVQSVGAQRRALHLQTAGVLPEGMSGTTDRVEAVRAPVRPGQPLEFATLLHVSPETPLPAGALQVRALDQPCTGAPAAPAGIGRLTDLGIVVLRATQPGNWLEMPFRLAQPVAGEVAVDLLGFTDRGPVRVLLDGKQIVARYEHRAAGVVSQRVSLGRYELAAGEHRLRLEVVGDPPADGKCYIGLGGLLVTPGTATALPAPGQPVYSLTRTAAGWRVEGQGHTEVITVGEQGAAGFPAWQVGQPAATPSATSLQAAPVDLQGLLPLHPQVAAAPLPWRALKLAEAPITAVVRAADGRVAAGDAKGAVGVFSADGKRVASAEMESQALALHFLGEDLLVGEDRGALTRLGPDGATRWQVVIPYEPMPWDYWSEYRSRVREITSADLNGDGQAEILLSNSDRRVHAFTGDGRLLWRAPVEWGIFTGMTPGSFGGKFALFGGTSRPSIHGRCLIFPADGGRPQALTRPDLVSWSVPSQFRDMRLVDLNGDGVTEIINAVDTNCRQLVVYREDGKVLWDADMAGAAEALAVKGDTIYGGGNSGYVAAFAGATGKRLWACYLGEPVVLLALTAEGRLAAVTPAGRVFLVGPGGQLEGRVELGSSVSAVMRPGDHRVGEKLLVGTKDGRVIAQ